The following are encoded in a window of Natrononativus amylolyticus genomic DNA:
- a CDS encoding aldehyde dehydrogenase family protein, with the protein MSETRGNFIGGEWTDSESNEAFVVRNPADPSDEVASFPQSSADDVDRAVEAASDAAGAWADTPASERGAVLSRTARELEARTDELAETLVREEGKARPEAAGEVGRAADIFEYYAAKTRDLGGVVKSSSSSGQRLYTVAEPLGVTALITPWNYPIAIPAWKLAPALAAGNTAVLKPATLAPEIGRLLIECLEEAGVPDGVVNYVTGSGSEVGDALVSHEDVDAVSFTGSARVGDAVYQRAAEDQKRVQLEMGGKNPTIVSESADVEEAAEIVATGAFGVTGQACTACSRAIVHESVHDAFLEAVVERAEAIDVGPGLEGGEMGPQVSEDELESTLEYVDVAKREGATLETGGGRPEDEQCESGYFVEPTVFSDVDPEMRIAQEEVFGPVLSVLTVSDFEEAVAVANDVEYGLSASIVTNDHAEANRFVDDVEAGVVKVNQKTTGLELHVPFGGMKASSSETYREQGDAGLDFYTITKTVYDSY; encoded by the coding sequence ATGTCCGAGACACGCGGCAACTTCATCGGTGGCGAGTGGACAGATTCGGAGTCGAACGAGGCGTTCGTCGTCCGAAATCCGGCGGATCCGAGCGACGAGGTCGCGTCGTTCCCGCAGTCGTCGGCCGACGACGTCGACCGCGCCGTCGAAGCGGCGAGCGACGCCGCGGGAGCGTGGGCTGACACACCCGCATCGGAGCGCGGAGCGGTCCTCTCGCGGACCGCACGGGAACTCGAGGCCCGCACCGACGAACTCGCAGAAACGCTCGTGCGGGAGGAGGGGAAGGCTCGCCCCGAGGCGGCAGGCGAAGTCGGTCGCGCGGCCGACATCTTCGAGTACTACGCGGCGAAGACGCGGGACCTGGGCGGCGTCGTCAAGTCATCCAGCTCGAGCGGACAGCGCCTCTACACCGTCGCCGAACCGCTCGGCGTCACCGCCCTGATCACCCCCTGGAACTACCCGATCGCGATTCCGGCCTGGAAGCTCGCACCGGCGCTCGCAGCGGGGAACACGGCCGTACTCAAGCCGGCCACGCTCGCCCCGGAGATCGGCCGCCTGCTGATCGAGTGTCTCGAGGAGGCGGGCGTCCCCGACGGCGTCGTCAACTACGTTACCGGCTCCGGAAGCGAGGTCGGCGACGCCCTCGTCAGTCACGAAGACGTCGACGCTGTCTCCTTCACCGGCAGCGCCCGGGTTGGCGACGCTGTCTACCAGCGCGCCGCCGAGGACCAGAAGCGAGTGCAACTCGAGATGGGCGGCAAGAACCCGACGATCGTTTCGGAGAGCGCCGACGTCGAGGAAGCCGCAGAGATCGTCGCCACCGGCGCGTTCGGCGTCACCGGCCAGGCCTGTACCGCCTGCTCGCGGGCGATCGTCCACGAGTCGGTCCACGACGCGTTTCTCGAAGCCGTCGTCGAGCGCGCCGAAGCCATCGACGTCGGCCCCGGCCTCGAGGGCGGCGAGATGGGGCCGCAGGTCAGCGAGGACGAACTCGAGAGCACCCTCGAGTACGTCGACGTCGCGAAACGCGAGGGCGCGACGCTCGAGACCGGCGGCGGCCGGCCCGAAGACGAGCAGTGTGAGTCGGGGTACTTCGTCGAACCGACGGTATTCTCGGACGTCGACCCCGAGATGCGGATCGCCCAGGAGGAGGTGTTCGGCCCCGTGCTCTCCGTTCTCACCGTCTCCGACTTCGAGGAGGCGGTCGCCGTCGCCAACGACGTCGAGTACGGCCTCTCGGCGAGTATCGTAACGAACGATCACGCGGAGGCCAACCGCTTCGTCGACGACGTCGAGGCGGGCGTCGTCAAGGTCAACCAGAAGACGACCGGCCTCGAGTTGCACGTTCCGTTCGGCGGGATGAAAGCGTCCTCGAGTGAAACCTACCGCGAACAGGGCGACGCTGGCCTCGACTTCTACACCATCACGAAAACGGTGTACGACAGCTACTAG
- a CDS encoding Gfo/Idh/MocA family protein, which yields MSELCTVGVLGCGEITSKRTADSIASAENTELGPVMDVDADAARDIGERFDVPHSTATADVLEDEAVDAVYIATPHHLHAKGTIAAAEAGKHVLVEKPIAVSVAEADEMIAACAENVVALSVCMPRRYSPQVERAKELLEDGFLGDVVGIRVQVMVRKPDSYWTGGYTGRVETDWRTSREHSGGGVLNMNAIHSLDAVRYATGLEIARVYAELDTFATDVEVEDFCSVTLRYDNGAIGTVHASSFLEDAPRDRSTRGTRIYGTEGELVVEEPLLVRTNAETRLGPAEEWHEVSSPERRPSGVRLIEDFSEAVLGGTEPPITGRDGRAALEIVRAAYESGEKHGPVTL from the coding sequence GTGTCTGAACTCTGCACCGTCGGCGTCCTCGGCTGCGGCGAGATCACGAGCAAGCGAACCGCAGATAGCATCGCGAGCGCCGAGAACACCGAACTCGGGCCGGTGATGGACGTCGACGCCGACGCCGCGCGAGACATCGGCGAGCGCTTCGACGTTCCGCACTCCACGGCGACGGCGGACGTCCTCGAGGACGAGGCGGTCGATGCGGTGTATATCGCGACCCCGCATCACCTCCACGCGAAGGGGACGATCGCCGCAGCCGAGGCCGGAAAGCACGTGCTGGTCGAGAAGCCGATCGCCGTCTCCGTCGCCGAGGCCGACGAGATGATCGCGGCCTGCGCGGAGAACGTCGTCGCGCTCTCGGTCTGCATGCCCCGGCGGTACTCCCCGCAGGTCGAGAGAGCGAAGGAACTGCTCGAGGACGGCTTCCTCGGCGACGTCGTCGGCATTCGGGTGCAGGTCATGGTCCGAAAGCCCGACAGCTACTGGACGGGCGGCTACACGGGCCGGGTGGAGACCGACTGGCGGACTTCGAGGGAACACAGCGGCGGCGGCGTGTTGAACATGAACGCGATTCACAGCCTCGACGCCGTTCGCTACGCGACGGGACTCGAGATCGCCCGCGTCTACGCCGAACTCGACACGTTCGCCACGGACGTCGAGGTCGAGGACTTCTGTAGCGTCACGCTCCGGTACGACAACGGCGCGATCGGTACCGTCCACGCGAGTTCGTTCCTCGAGGACGCGCCGCGGGACCGGTCGACACGGGGAACCCGGATTTACGGCACCGAGGGCGAACTCGTCGTCGAGGAGCCGCTGCTGGTCCGGACGAACGCCGAGACCCGTCTCGGCCCCGCGGAAGAGTGGCACGAGGTCTCGAGCCCCGAGCGCCGTCCCTCCGGCGTGCGTCTGATCGAGGACTTTTCGGAGGCTGTGCTCGGGGGGACGGAGCCGCCGATCACCGGCCGCGACGGGCGGGCCGCCCTCGAGATCGTTCGTGCGGCCTACGAGTCGGGAGAGAAACACGGACCCGTCACGCTCTGA